A genomic window from Massilia sp. METH4 includes:
- a CDS encoding carboxylesterase/lipase family protein — MGKHVEKRRFTHDTVAIGTAMLMTLLGCGSSESRDLNRVATDKGVVVGIEKGTMRQFLGIPYAAPPVGQLRWRAPQAVAAWSQARNSSTFGPACAQPGGATGAAGTAEDCLYLNVFTPTGPGPFPVMVWVHGGELTTGEGALFDPTALVNQGIIVVTINYRLGVLGFLAHAALSAEGDGTSGSYGLMDQQAALRWVKTNIASFGGNPGNVTLIGESAGGFSVHAQMASPGAAGLFHKAIVQSGAYFESIAPPMLAAAQTVGAEFASQAGCGDQSLACLRALPVDKIVGLSTTIRTGGQMLPAVGTPFLPIPIDEAFSTGKFNKVPVIEGTNLDEYSFISGTSIDPALGHPISAAEYPGFVTQMFGTELASTILDYYRLNTTNTPAQTFDDVGTDFLFACSGRKVVRRFAAAGLPVYAYEFADTNAPQFIAFPPRPEGYGAYHAAEIQYIFPVNGTDSMSATPFTAAQADLSRKMVSFWAQFAKSGNPNASGSTEWPRYDAASDTYLTLAPGALATNTRFAEQHKCAFWTPGV, encoded by the coding sequence ATGGGAAAGCATGTAGAAAAGCGGCGCTTCACACACGATACTGTGGCTATCGGCACAGCAATGCTGATGACTCTTCTCGGATGCGGAAGCAGCGAAAGCAGGGACCTTAACCGGGTCGCGACCGACAAGGGCGTGGTAGTCGGTATCGAAAAAGGTACCATGCGCCAATTCCTTGGCATCCCTTACGCGGCACCGCCGGTGGGTCAATTGCGCTGGAGGGCCCCGCAAGCAGTAGCGGCCTGGAGCCAGGCAAGGAACAGCAGCACTTTTGGTCCGGCTTGCGCTCAACCGGGTGGAGCAACAGGTGCTGCTGGCACCGCCGAGGATTGCCTGTACCTGAACGTGTTTACGCCAACAGGCCCCGGCCCTTTTCCTGTGATGGTCTGGGTCCACGGCGGCGAATTGACGACGGGTGAAGGCGCTCTCTTCGATCCGACCGCGCTGGTCAACCAAGGCATCATTGTCGTCACGATCAACTACCGGCTCGGGGTCCTGGGTTTCCTTGCGCATGCGGCCCTCAGCGCTGAAGGGGACGGCACATCCGGCAGCTATGGCCTGATGGACCAGCAGGCTGCGCTGCGCTGGGTAAAAACCAATATCGCCTCGTTTGGCGGCAATCCAGGCAACGTCACGCTCATCGGCGAGTCGGCAGGCGGTTTCTCGGTTCACGCGCAAATGGCGTCGCCAGGCGCGGCCGGACTGTTCCACAAGGCTATCGTGCAGAGCGGCGCATATTTCGAAAGCATTGCGCCGCCAATGCTGGCGGCGGCACAAACGGTCGGCGCGGAGTTTGCCAGCCAGGCAGGTTGTGGCGACCAGAGCCTTGCGTGCCTGCGTGCCCTTCCGGTCGACAAGATCGTCGGTCTGAGCACAACAATCCGGACCGGCGGCCAGATGTTGCCGGCAGTGGGCACTCCATTCCTGCCAATTCCCATCGATGAGGCATTCTCGACAGGCAAGTTCAACAAGGTGCCAGTGATCGAAGGCACCAACCTGGACGAATACAGCTTCATATCGGGGACATCGATCGATCCCGCGCTGGGCCACCCGATTAGCGCCGCCGAGTACCCGGGCTTTGTCACCCAGATGTTTGGCACCGAACTGGCTTCGACTATCCTCGACTACTATCGGCTGAATACAACGAACACGCCAGCGCAGACCTTCGACGATGTGGGCACTGACTTCCTGTTTGCCTGCAGCGGGCGCAAGGTCGTCAGGCGGTTCGCGGCGGCAGGCTTGCCGGTATATGCCTATGAATTTGCGGACACGAACGCCCCTCAATTTATCGCCTTCCCGCCGCGGCCGGAAGGGTACGGTGCCTACCACGCTGCGGAAATTCAGTACATCTTCCCGGTGAATGGAACCGACTCGATGAGCGCGACACCGTTCACCGCGGCGCAGGCTGACTTGTCCAGGAAGATGGTGTCGTTCTGGGCCCAATTCGCCAAGAGCGGCAATCCCAATGCATCGGGTAGCACTGAATGGCCAAGATA